DNA from Drosophila suzukii chromosome 2R, CBGP_Dsuzu_IsoJpt1.0, whole genome shotgun sequence:
GAAATTATATATAAAGCACATTGAGCTTTAAACTTCCATTCAGTCTTATTGTAAACATGAGGGTCTTCGCAGCGGGACTATTAGCAGTATTAGCTTCTTTGTTTTTTGGGGAAAGCGAAGGATTGAGTTCCTTGCTTACCAACGAGTGTGGAACAACTAGGCATCCCTCGAGAGTTCGACGGGTTGTGGGAGGCCATAATGCCGACAGATTCGCGAATCCGTGGATGGTTATGGTGATCGGGAATGATACATTCTGTAGCGGTTCGCTCATTACCTCTCGTAAGTTGTTTAATTGACCATTTTCATTTCAGTTTTTATTAATTCTAGTTTTCGTCCTTTGCAGTTTTTGTCTTGACTTCAGCGAGCTGTCTTTCCATATCGCCAAAGTACGTAAATGcgtttaattttgcaaatgaaACTAAATTCTTTCTATTTTCAGAGAGGTTAGATTGGGCGAGTACGACACAGAATGCACCAGTGGGGATTGCTTATCCAGCCGCCTTGTCATTAACATTAATGGGCAATTTATACACCCTCAATACAATTTCGGTCTAAGTACTAAAAACGACATTGCCTTACTTCGAATGGCCACGAAGGTTGTGTATTCAggtaattaaatattataaccTGCGATGACCCCCAAAACTAAAACCCTTTTCTACAGACTATATCAGGCCgatttgtctgtctgtcgatATGCCCTTACCTAGACCTCGTCAAAAATTTACTGCCACTGGTTGGGGCAGGACTAGTTTTAGCCAAACAAGCCATATTCTACAGACAACCACTTTAAATCTTTACGATCGTAAACTATGCAATGGTATATTTAACCAGAAACTTGATTCATCGCAATTATGTGTTGGTATTGAGAATAGCGACACATGCGCTGGGGATTCTGGGGGTCCGTTAGCCGCCAagataaaatataataatgtaCGGAATGGAACCAGTAGTGGGAAAACTCGTCGTACTTTCCAGTTCGGCATTGTTAGCTTTGGATCTTCATCTTGTAATGGCATCGGTATTTACACAAATGTAAATCACTATACAAACTGGATTGTCAACACTATTGCTAAAGCAACAAGTCCTCGCAAGGGATAAATATGGATCGAGTCATGAATTTTTCAATCGCAGTCTAAAGCTAGTAAGTCACAGGCAGGtaataagaatttattttaagaaatatttaatgtcCTTAAATAACCATACCTTTAACGACAAATATACATGAGGGACTATCAAATTTTGTTATCGATTAATTTGAATACATTTAGATTATACAAAACAAACTTTTAGATAAACAAGAGATTTCcagtttataaaaaaaaaatgggttGCTTATAGTTTACCGATGGCGTATTTATGTTTAGCAGTAAGATATCGGGTtcaaaagtatatatattgtatTCCAAATTTTGTATtccaaattttttatttctaatcAGGACATTTTTTTTACACACCTTCTGGATCTGCCTATGATGAGATACATATAATAATAGaataaataatacataataATGAAACCACTTAAGTTGGTCTGTTTTGTTTCAATTCTGTAACTGATAACAAAGTAATGAAGGTCTGGATGGTACCTTGTTAGAAATATCTATTCTGggatttattatttttattttattagtgGTTAATAATTTTCTTTGAAGGCTCAAGTGACTCACGCTCACATACCTGGCTCCCACACGCTCCCACACGCCCAGAAGGCCAACTGCATTTGGGCAGCAGCTCTTGGTCCTCCCAATAAAGACGAAGGGGCGGGGGGCGTGGCGGCGGAGCGGCGGAGCGGCTCTCGTATCGAAAACCCAAAAAGTAAAAATGGCCCCCAGCGAATGTTGCAAGCAGCGCCAGAGATAAGCAGCCGACTGCGGCAACTTAACATTTTGGGTGCGAGGAGGTGATGCACGGGTTGGCCCGGGAGATGGGCAAACAAATTTCATACTTGGCCCAATGTTTAAACTCTTCAATTGGCTAAAAGCGTTTTTCTCTGTGTGCGCTATCTAAATGTGGCAcgattattgttattattgctGTTGTTTCTACAACGCTCGCAGGCGTCCACGGCCAGTTAGTTGGCCTCACTATTTATTTGCATATATGCAGTTTGCGTTTGCCTTCCAAATCTAGAATTTATTAGCAATCGCAGTGCCGCAGCAGAAGGCCAATCTCCAGTCGCAGTCGACGTTGCAGTCGCAAGAGGTAACAGGTAAGTGAACTGCCAAGACCCTACAGTCATCCGCTTCTTATTACTCACAAATGGCACACGAGGCGAAGGCATCAGGACTTTTGTCAACGCGAATGCAATGCGGCAAAATTTTGCAAAATAAACGAAAATAAGGGAACAACTGAGCTTGCCTGAATCGGATTGAATGCAACTGGCGGATACTGTAAATCTCTCTCAAGGTATCctataaatattacaaaaagattaaatttataaatgcaattactgaaatatttacaataatattttttttaagaatcaaaaaactttttggtcattaatatttaaaattgcaAATGATAAAATTCATTCATCATTAGTCTAGTATTAatatgattttttaaatattgcgAAGAAATTTATTTGAGTTACGGAGCAACTAGATAATCCACGATTCTAGGATTAACATTAACATTATTTTgtcatatatgtatgtataaaggaatttaatatttaaaccCGCATATGATTTAAACAGCTTGGAATTTATTCATCGTTCAAAGAGtattaaaatgattttgaaaTACTGGAAATAAATTTATTCGAGGTACGGAGAAACTTGATAATCACCGATTCTGGGATTAACATTAGCATTATTCTGCTCTACAAGAtattaatagatgtatacccAGTATACAAACAGTTtgaaattttaatataattcCTATAGtattaaaatgatttttaaatattttcaagaaATATATTCGAGAAGAAACTTGATAATCCCCGATTCTGGGACTCacataaacaatattttgGCAGACAAGAtattaatagatgtatacccAATATTTAAAACCGCATATGATACAAACAGTGTGCAATTTTTTCATCGTTCATAAAGTATAGAAACGATTTTGAAATATTGTAAAGAAATTTATTCGAGGAACGGAAAAACTAGATAGCCCCTGGTTCTGTGATTAACATTAACATTATATTTTCATATAAgattaatagatgtataccaAATATTTAGAACAGCATATGATACAAGcagtttgcaatttttgcatCATTCATATAGtattaaattgattttgatGTATGGTAAAGATATTTATTCGAGATCGGAGAAACTGGATAACCCCCGGTTCTGGCATACCCCTGACCCCTGACCGAAAGTGATGGGTATGCAGGGAAAGAGAGAGACTTGGCGGTCATATAAGAACACCAAGAggagcaacaacaaaggcgAGTACCGCTGGCGATGGAGAAATAAGAGcggcggcaacaacaacaaattgGAATATGTGGCCGGCGGGCATAACGGTGTTCATAATAATGATGGCGTGGTCTCTGAAAAGAACCATGATGGAGGAGCAGCCGCAGCGGAATCGGCAGGAGCAGTggggggatggggatggggatggggaacGGGGATGAGGAGCAGGCCAGGAGACCAGGACGAGGCCGAGGCAAGGACAACATGGCCGCAACATAATGAAAACGAAGGGAATTTTCAGTTCGCGAACTCGGCGTCAAGGATGCTGCGGAAGGGGAAACGGAGGTCCGGGGTTCGGGGATCGGGGACTGGAGAACGGGGGCAACGACGCACGAAACCGCACCAAATGCCCGCTGGCCATTGCAAGTTCTCAAGTGCTTCCGGCTGAGAGGTTGCCTACCCAGAACCGCAACGTGAACGAGGACAGTGGCGGCGAAGGGGTGCCACTGCCACTAGCCCCCTTGTTCACCCCATCACCTTCCGGCTCACCCACTCGCCCTCCCTTCTGCACAgaacaaaaaaatgttaaggAATTCGAATTAAACtcattatattttatgagCACTGCAAAATAATGCGGTCTAAACTAAGGAGAACGAAAAGTCCTTAAAAACCCTGTTATACTTACATTATTACATCTTTAGATCTTACTTTATATCTCAGCAAAACGCGAATCATTGAACTTAggcaaatattattttattggaGAAGTAAACCGCTCTTATCTTCATGCATGTATATATTCAAATGTATTCATAATAAGCATAAAGATATTTCGGTCAATCCCTAagactttatttttatttatttattgtacaCTGTAGCCGAAAGTTAAAAAATTTGAGAACAGGGGTAATTGGTGGGAGTTTTGGTCGGAATATCTTGATATTTACCAATAGGTACCCATTTACCTATTACAATAACTCAAATGTGAAACTAACTGATCATAAAGATTAACCCTTCATTTGAAAATCTCCAACAAATCCTTAGCTTTTTATAACAAGCTAACCTAATTCTACTAATTTCAATTGTCAATCTTTTCTTCTTAAATGTAAATAATAGTTTTTAGTTTGTAAATAGTTTTATATagtaaatttttttaaatttttttaattttataaaaataatctCTGCATATTATTGTTCTCTGTGCATCCTACCTACCAATATTGTCATGTGGTTTTCTTTGCCGATGCAGGGGGAAACTCCTGGTTGACTGCCACTAACCATTGAGCTTCATCAGCAGGCAGTGAggatggtgatggtgatgcTGATGGTGATGATGACGAAGATGATGATGGTGGTGCTGGTGATGATGAGTATGACTGCTACGTCGACATCATGGGACGGAAATGAGTGAAGCGTGACATTTGGTGCTCCTGCGATGTCACGCTACGCTGCTCACCCCCATTGCTCCTTCCCCCTTCCAGCTGCACCTGCTCCTTCTTTATCCTTTCCTCATCCTCAGAGTCCTTTTCCTTCCACCACCCCCTTCACGATTCCACATGTGAGCCGCGGGCCAGGCAAAAGGAAACTCCTCGTATAACGCAAATTAAAAATCGCACTGCGACTGCAAGACATCCACATCCCGGTAATGGGAAACTAGCGTGTAAATATGTGAGCTGCTGAAGAAAAAGTCCTTTTACCCACCGCGCGCCTAAGAGTATGCAGCACTCTTTTAATTAGCCCTTACTATTGGACTTTAATGTGCCCTCTTTAAATAGTGCAAATAATGTGCCGAATGCCCAGCGGCAAGAGTTAGAATTCGACATCAAAACAAATGCATAACAAAAGGTGTAGCACACACATATCATGCATATTTTGGGGGG
Protein-coding regions in this window:
- the LOC108008137 gene encoding CLIP domain-containing serine protease B15; amino-acid sequence: MRVFAAGLLAVLASLFFGESEGLSSLLTNECGTTRHPSRVRRVVGGHNADRFANPWMVMVIGNDTFCSGSLITSLFVLTSASCLSISPKEVRLGEYDTECTSGDCLSSRLVININGQFIHPQYNFGLSTKNDIALLRMATKVVYSDYIRPICLSVDMPLPRPRQKFTATGWGRTSFSQTSHILQTTTLNLYDRKLCNGIFNQKLDSSQLCVGIENSDTCAGDSGGPLAAKIKYNNVRNGTSSGKTRRTFQFGIVSFGSSSCNGIGIYTNVNHYTNWIVNTIAKATSPRKG